From Caldilineales bacterium, a single genomic window includes:
- a CDS encoding MarR family transcriptional regulator: MATPDMSLYHLLQKTHVLLDDGDQRILAPYDLSSQQYHLLLHLSQGGDGPGLTKRDLADRLICDPSNITRQVERLEGRGLVLTLDDRDDKRKQRLHLTTAGREVFAAAQRAHHASVERRFGALSEAEHQTLMALIARLGAQLERELQPA; encoded by the coding sequence ATGGCAACGCCCGATATGAGCCTCTACCACCTCCTACAGAAGACGCACGTCCTCCTCGACGACGGCGACCAACGCATCCTGGCGCCCTACGACCTCAGCAGCCAGCAGTACCACCTCTTGCTGCACCTCAGCCAGGGCGGCGACGGGCCGGGGCTGACCAAGCGCGACCTGGCCGACCGGCTGATCTGCGACCCCAGCAACATCACGCGCCAGGTGGAGCGACTAGAGGGGCGGGGGCTGGTGCTGACGCTGGACGACCGCGATGACAAACGCAAGCAGCGCCTGCACCTGACCACCGCTGGTCGCGAGGTCTTTGCCGCCGCGCAGCGCGCCCATCATGCCTCGGTCGAGCGCCGCTTCGGCGCCCTTTCGGAGGCCGAGCACCAGACGCTGATGGCGCTGATCGCCCGGCTGGGCGCGCAGTTGGAGCGTGAACTACAACCTGCCTGA